DNA sequence from the Geminocystis sp. M7585_C2015_104 genome:
CCCTTACTGAAAGCTTCAAACCAGCTATGCCCTTTTCGGGGTTTACAATAACGTAGGTGGTACCAGTGGCCTCGTCTGTGACTCTTTCTGACCTTACCCCCACAATCACCTCCTCTCCCAGTTCCACGTCCGCTTTTTGCCCATCTTGTATCACGATAGTAGGATCGGTTAGTATTTTGGCATTGCCAGACTGAATACTGGCCCGAATCTGTGCTAGGAAAGCCTGGGGCACATTGAAATTCAGTCCCGGGGTGACTGTGGCCATCCCTCGGGGATTGTTGGGGTCAAATGTTGTCCCAAAGGGGGTTATTCTTCCCGGATTTGGGAAACCTAAGGGTTGTCCCTGTAGGGTCCTAGTGACAGTCCTGTTGACACTGTCTGTGAGAGTTTGGGTGAGGTTGTTCAAATCTGACTGGTTGAGGCTTCTTTCCAGGGTTTCAACGGTAGTTTGAGTCAGGGCCTCTTGTAGGGCGCGGGTTAGAGTTTCCACCTGTGAGCGGGAAAAGTTCGTAGTACTGCCAAACTGGTTCAATGTTCTGTTGATAGTGTCATTTAAATTTCGCGAAAGAGTGTCAGTCAAATTTCTCGCCACTTCCTGGTTGTTGGTTTGGTTGAGGAGATTTTGGACATCTCTAGTAATTGCCTCGGTTAGGTCTCTGCCAAAGTTCTCAGTTATGGTAATAGTCTCCTGGAAGGCCGGTTGTAATCCTCCTCCGGGGCCACTTACTCGCCACTGCTGGGGATCCACATTGCCACTGTTGGTACCGAAGTTGATTACGCCCACGCCGCCGTCTTGAATTACACCTGTGTTATCAATCCCAAAGGAGAAACTAGAACCAAAACTGTCCTGTTGACCCAATTGTACATCCACCACCTTGACGTTCACCGCCACCTGACGACGACGCACATCCAGTTGAGTAAGGAAGGACGTAGCAGTTTGTACCAGATGAGGCTCCCCCACTAGGGTTATACTGTTGTTGATGGGATCGGCATGAACTGTTAGTCCTCTTAGTATTAGATACTCATTTTCTCTCTCCTGGTTTGTAGGTAGGGCCCTCAATGAAAAAGTTGGCTTGCCACCCCCTGTAGCTTCTTGTGCTTCCACAATATAACCCTGCGCCCCCTGACTGTTTAGGAAATTGGCTGCCCCAATGA
Encoded proteins:
- a CDS encoding secretin and TonB N-terminal domain-containing protein, with protein sequence MGKVYRPLGLVSGSVALLFLWPMGATANVKLDAKPGEGKPTPWIAQSPPRESNSQNQEVLFPNPTILIDGKPVNGTAPQPAAPPPFLPRAVAPPVGDMAVSNVNALPPRVDLGTNARVPRLVLRSAPAPEVLALLARAAGLNVIFTEGEKEAATKTITLELDNEPIQDIFNNVLLMSGLNASRQGNTIFIGKTLPPSVKNSITRTIRLNQYNVIGAANFLNSQGAQGYIVEAQEATGGGKPTFSLRALPTNQERENEYLILRGLTVHADPINNSITLVGEPHLVQTATSFLTQLDVRRRQVAVNVKVVDVQLGQQDSFGSSFSFGIDNTGVIQDGGVGVINFGTNSGNVDPQQWRVSGPGGGLQPAFQETITITENFGRDLTEAITRDVQNLLNQTNNQEVARNLTDTLSRNLNDTINRTLNQFGSTTNFSRSQVETLTRALQEALTQTTVETLERSLNQSDLNNLTQTLTDSVNRTVTRTLQGQPLGFPNPGRITPFGTTFDPNNPRGMATVTPGLNFNVPQAFLAQIRASIQSGNAKILTDPTIVIQDGQKADVELGEEVIVGVRSERVTDEATGTTYVIVNPEKGIAGLKLSVRVEKIDDNGFITLEVNPDISVPAREIRFDSGQALNTITLLQTRRLSSGRIRMRDGQTLILTGIIQDSERTTVSKIPILGDLPIIGSLFRASTKQKTRSEVVVIITPRILDDSEPHSGIGYNYTPSRETGRFLRDRGINLPTSP